One window from the genome of Candidatus Tiamatella incendiivivens encodes:
- the cca gene encoding CCA tRNA nucleotidyltransferase, whose product MASLEEVLESATRRVTPSRLEYLVGNRFYNLVRSRLENCKELRRAYGKVSLEGSFAKDTWVSGSFDLDVFVIFPRELGRDWILDESLGLLEGCLSDLPFKVDFAQHPYLTVVLMGLEANVVPVLRAEKPGDTRLAVERTPFHTRYVWEKLTSELRRDVRLLKSFLKGVGVYGAEVKVGGFSGYLAELMVIHYGGFLDALKGIAGWSPPVVVDMEWGSDKGKLLKRFRDSPLIWVDPVDPSRNVAAAVRFEPLSRIVLAAKKFLAMPREDFFHYVNREDVPIVPPVDRGAVLVYKLDLSVLPEQTVYGELRRLESRVRGFLRNWGYNPVYTGSSTDLSSIAVVVVEVEGEKPELVLDVGPESWRNGAISYVESRARDSMPVWVGWDGRFYSYKRRKMTLRELLAKRWSEYTIPPHFKGHEPIVYPPGGEPDWLKSTVMDVWRRQPAWL is encoded by the coding sequence GTGGCTTCACTTGAGGAAGTATTAGAGTCTGCAACTAGGAGGGTAACACCCTCTAGGTTGGAATATCTAGTTGGCAACCGTTTCTATAACTTAGTTAGATCTAGATTGGAGAATTGTAAAGAGCTTAGAAGGGCCTATGGGAAGGTTAGTTTAGAGGGTAGTTTTGCTAAGGATACCTGGGTTTCAGGTTCCTTCGATTTGGACGTGTTTGTTATTTTTCCCCGTGAGCTTGGTAGGGACTGGATTCTAGATGAGAGCCTTGGCTTGCTAGAGGGTTGCTTGAGTGATCTGCCGTTTAAGGTTGACTTTGCTCAGCATCCATATTTGACTGTCGTGTTAATGGGTTTGGAGGCTAATGTTGTCCCTGTATTACGGGCTGAGAAGCCGGGTGATACCCGTCTTGCTGTGGAGCGTACTCCGTTCCACACTAGGTATGTCTGGGAGAAGCTTACCAGTGAGCTTAGAAGGGACGTTAGGTTACTTAAGTCGTTCTTGAAAGGTGTGGGGGTTTACGGTGCTGAGGTTAAGGTTGGTGGGTTCAGCGGTTATTTGGCTGAGCTGATGGTTATTCATTATGGCGGGTTCCTCGACGCTCTCAAGGGTATTGCTGGATGGAGTCCTCCTGTTGTTGTGGATATGGAGTGGGGTTCGGATAAGGGGAAATTGTTGAAGCGATTCAGGGACAGCCCCCTTATCTGGGTTGACCCTGTTGATCCTTCCCGGAATGTAGCGGCTGCAGTTAGATTCGAGCCGTTGTCGAGGATTGTGCTAGCGGCTAAGAAGTTTCTGGCTATGCCTAGGGAGGACTTCTTTCACTATGTTAATAGAGAGGATGTTCCCATAGTACCTCCTGTGGATAGGGGGGCTGTGCTTGTTTATAAGCTGGATCTCTCTGTTTTGCCCGAGCAGACTGTATACGGTGAGTTGAGGAGGCTGGAGTCCCGGGTTAGGGGGTTCCTCCGCAATTGGGGTTATAACCCTGTTTACACGGGCTCCTCCACTGACTTGTCGAGCATTGCTGTTGTTGTGGTTGAGGTTGAAGGCGAGAAGCCTGAGCTTGTGCTTGATGTGGGCCCTGAGTCTTGGAGGAATGGCGCTATTAGTTACGTGGAGTCACGGGCTAGGGATAGTATGCCTGTTTGGGTTGGTTGGGATGGTAGGTTTTACTCGTATAAGCGGAGGAAGATGACTTTGAGGGAGTTGTTAGCTAAGAGGTGGAGTGAGTATACTATCCCGCCTCACTTCAAGGGACACGAGCCTATTGTTTACCCGCCGGGAGGAGAGCCTGATTGGTTGAAGAGTACCGTCATGGATGTTTGGAGGCGTCAGCCGGCCTGGCTTTGA
- a CDS encoding CoA-binding protein yields the protein MNSRTIEDPVKATKVLKQAKTVAVIGASGTTSKDAYRVPVYLIKHGFDIIPVNPIREELYGRKAYPSLPSIPPDLRSSIDIIDVFRPPSEALRIVKDAESIRVNGKPWVIWFQWDTDTEEAVRYAVERGFIVFCGLCIKRFYSSMLRS from the coding sequence TTGAATTCGAGAACTATAGAAGACCCTGTTAAGGCTACTAAAGTTCTTAAGCAGGCCAAGACTGTTGCTGTAATTGGTGCTTCAGGGACTACCAGTAAGGATGCTTATAGAGTCCCAGTGTATTTAATCAAGCACGGTTTCGACATTATACCGGTTAATCCTATTAGGGAAGAGTTATATGGTAGGAAGGCTTATCCCTCATTGCCCAGTATCCCACCTGATCTCAGGTCTAGTATTGATATTATTGACGTGTTCCGCCCGCCTAGTGAAGCATTGAGAATTGTTAAGGATGCTGAGTCCATCAGAGTTAACGGTAAACCGTGGGTTATCTGGTTCCAATGGGATACTGATACAGAGGAGGCGGTTAGGTATGCTGTTGAGAGAGGGTTTATTGTATTCTGTGGATTATGTATTAAGAGGTTTTACTCCTCCATGCTGAGAAGCTAG
- a CDS encoding translation initiation factor IF-5A, with protein sequence MSVNYGTLGELKKGSYIVLDGEPCRIVAVTKAKPGKHGSAKANVTAICVFSGNKKNFVAPVDTQVQVPVVEKHIAQVLADMGEQIQLMDMESYDTFEVEKPKDDPQLTSRLQPGVEVEYWLIMGRPKIVRIRSSTH encoded by the coding sequence TTGAGTGTTAATTATGGTACACTTGGCGAACTCAAGAAGGGAAGTTACATTGTATTAGACGGTGAGCCCTGTAGGATTGTTGCTGTGACGAAGGCTAAGCCCGGTAAACACGGTAGCGCTAAGGCTAACGTGACAGCTATATGCGTATTCTCGGGCAACAAGAAGAACTTCGTTGCACCTGTTGACACTCAAGTCCAGGTGCCTGTTGTAGAGAAGCATATAGCCCAGGTTCTAGCAGATATGGGGGAGCAGATTCAGCTGATGGATATGGAGAGCTATGATACGTTTGAGGTTGAGAAGCCTAAGGATGACCCTCAACTCACCTCCCGCCTCCAGCCTGGTGTAGAGGTAGAGTACTGGCTTATCATGGGTAGACCAAAAATTGTAAGAATCAGGAGCAGTACCCACTAA
- a CDS encoding signal recognition particle protein Srp54 has product MVLDGLKGAVSKFLKGTGSYEKNVNEFVKEMQRELIKSDVNVKLVLELSKRIRERALKEAPPPGASRRDWFIKIVYEELAGFFGGDVQHHVKPSRNPWVIMLIGVQGSGKTTTAGKLGYYYRHRGYKVGLVAADTHRPGAYDQLEQLSEQVGALFYGEPGEKDAVGIARRGVEALIEKGANIIIVDTAGRHGYGDEQGLLDEMEMISKKIKPDEVILVIDAAIGQKASDLARRFHERTPVGSIIVTKLDGTARGGGALSAVAATGAGIKFVGTGEKISELEPFRPKRFVGRILGMGDIETLLEKLQALEEAEELEKRTQEMMEGKINMRLIYHQLKDMRKMGPLSKVLQMLPGLSLFKLDAVDTKLGEEKIDRWLAIIESMTYRELDKPEIIDKSRMRRLAFGSGATLEDVKELLAYYDNLRKMLKQLKRKKRLLRKLGGAELGA; this is encoded by the coding sequence TTGGTTTTAGACGGCTTGAAAGGCGCGGTTTCTAAGTTCCTCAAGGGAACCGGTAGTTATGAGAAGAATGTTAACGAATTCGTTAAAGAGATGCAGAGGGAGCTTATCAAGTCTGATGTGAACGTTAAACTTGTACTCGAGCTTTCCAAGAGGATTAGGGAGAGAGCGTTGAAGGAAGCTCCTCCTCCGGGGGCTAGTAGACGGGACTGGTTCATCAAGATAGTCTATGAGGAACTGGCAGGATTCTTCGGAGGAGACGTTCAACACCATGTAAAGCCTTCAAGGAATCCTTGGGTTATAATGCTCATAGGAGTGCAGGGGTCTGGTAAAACTACTACGGCAGGAAAACTAGGCTACTACTATAGGCATCGCGGCTACAAAGTCGGGTTGGTCGCAGCGGACACTCATAGGCCGGGTGCTTATGACCAGCTTGAACAGCTCTCGGAACAGGTAGGTGCATTATTCTACGGAGAGCCAGGGGAGAAGGATGCAGTAGGCATCGCTAGAAGGGGTGTCGAGGCTCTCATAGAGAAGGGTGCTAATATCATTATAGTTGACACTGCAGGTAGGCATGGTTATGGTGATGAGCAGGGACTCTTGGATGAGATGGAAATGATATCCAAGAAGATAAAGCCGGATGAAGTAATCCTCGTAATAGACGCTGCAATAGGGCAGAAAGCCTCCGACTTAGCCAGAAGGTTCCACGAGAGAACACCTGTAGGCTCAATAATAGTCACCAAGCTAGACGGTACTGCGAGAGGGGGAGGTGCACTGTCAGCTGTAGCTGCTACAGGTGCAGGAATAAAGTTCGTAGGAACAGGTGAGAAAATCAGTGAACTAGAGCCATTCCGGCCTAAACGATTCGTAGGCCGTATACTGGGAATGGGGGACATAGAAACACTTCTTGAGAAGCTTCAAGCTCTCGAGGAAGCAGAGGAGCTGGAGAAGAGAACCCAGGAAATGATGGAAGGCAAAATAAATATGAGGCTAATATATCATCAGCTCAAAGATATGAGGAAAATGGGTCCTCTAAGCAAAGTCCTCCAAATGCTCCCCGGCCTCAGTCTCTTCAAACTAGACGCTGTTGACACGAAGCTCGGAGAAGAGAAGATAGATAGGTGGCTGGCAATAATAGAGTCAATGACGTATAGGGAGCTTGATAAGCCCGAGATTATTGATAAGAGCAGGATGAGGAGGTTGGCATTCGGAAGTGGGGCCACTCTCGAGGATGTCAAGGAGCTACTTGCATACTATGATAACTTGAGGAAAATGCTTAAGCAGTTGAAGAGGAAGAAGAGGCTCCTAAGGAAGCTAGGCGGAGCAGAGTTAGGAGCATAG